CAGATACCCAGAAAGGGTATATTCTGCTCGCGGGCAAACTGGATGGCATGGACCTTCCCTTGCGTGCCCCGATCTCCAAAGCCGGGAGCAACCAATATGCCCTGTGCATGGCCGAGCAGCCGCCTCACATTCTCCTGCTGCAGGTCTTCGCTGTGTATGCGCTCTACAACCACTTTTAGCTCATTGGCCGCACCTGCGTGCACCAGGGCCTCCAGAATGCTTTTATATGCATCTGCCAGCTCTACATACTTTCCCACGAGGGCAATGGTTATCGTATCTGTGGGATTTTTCAGCCTATGCAGAAAATCCTTCCATACAGTCAGCTCCGGCTCCTTACCCAGCTGGGGCAGGCTTAGCTTGTTGAGCACCACCTTGTCCAACCGCTCTTTCTTTAGCAGCAGGGGTACCTCGTAAATGCTGGAGGCATCCATACTCTCTATAACCGCATTGGGCTGCAGGTTGCAAAATCGGGCAATCTTCTGCTTGATCTCTTTGCCCAGGGCATGCTCCGTGCGGCACACCAGTACATCGGGCTGAATGCCGCTCTCCAGCATTTGCTTTACACTGTACTGGGTAGGCTTTGTCTTCAGCTCGCCTGCTGCAGCCAGGTAGGGCACCAGGGTAAGGTGTAGAAAAATCGCGTTCTTGCTCCCCAGCTCATAGTGCAGCTGGCGTGCCGCCTCTATGTAGGGCAGGCTCTCAATATCCCCTACCGTACCGCCTATCTCCGTGATCACAATGTGATACTCCCCCGTCTCGCCAAGCAGCAGGATCCGGCGCTTTATTTCGTCGGTAATGTGCGGTACCACCTGCACGGTCTTGCCTCCGTACTCACCATTGCGCTCTTTCTGGATAACACTTTGGTAGATCCTTCCGGTGGTTACATTGTTTGCCTGGCTGGTATGTATGTTCAGGAAACGTTCGTAGTGGCCCAGGTCTAGGTCCGTTTCGGCACCATCCTCGGTTACATACACCTCGCCATGCTCGTAGGGGTTTAGGGTGCCGGGATCTACGTTGATGTAGGGATCAAACTTCTGGATGGTAACGCTGTAGCCGCGGGCCTGTAGTAGCTTGGCGAGCGAGGCAGAGACAATGCCCTTGCCCAGGGAGCTCACTACGCCCCCTG
The Bacteroidota bacterium DNA segment above includes these coding regions:
- a CDS encoding CTP synthase, giving the protein MSAQAKYIFVTGGVVSSLGKGIVSASLAKLLQARGYSVTIQKFDPYINVDPGTLNPYEHGEVYVTEDGAETDLDLGHYERFLNIHTSQANNVTTGRIYQSVIQKERNGEYGGKTVQVVPHITDEIKRRILLLGETGEYHIVITEIGGTVGDIESLPYIEAARQLHYELGSKNAIFLHLTLVPYLAAAGELKTKPTQYSVKQMLESGIQPDVLVCRTEHALGKEIKQKIARFCNLQPNAVIESMDASSIYEVPLLLKKERLDKVVLNKLSLPQLGKEPELTVWKDFLHRLKNPTDTITIALVGKYVELADAYKSILEALVHAGAANELKVVVERIHSEDLQQENVRRLLGHAQGILVAPGFGDRGTQGKVHAIQFAREQNIPFLGICLGMQMAVIEFARNVLGLNEANSMEFDAKTPHPVIALMESQKQVTQLGGTMRLGTYNCAIKKNTLAHKIYKKERITERHRHRYEFNNQYRTQFEGEGIQFSGINPDNDLVEIMENPSLDFFIAVQYHPEYKSTVLEPHPLFRAFVAAAHQYKLQQMQ